A genomic region of uncultured Roseibium sp. contains the following coding sequences:
- a CDS encoding ABC transporter permease — protein sequence MTPATNKKRRFDMPAILAWFIVAMVLVGLFSRIFEPDLGVMDVPRLSICLVILGIAAVRYELGFMRNRIGDLILGLVTAIAAWLLISVASNHEGEAALGFWALTTATWAASWLFVERLAIWKTASPLAARLVNLAIPALFGMAILLLWEVIVTGAGVPKVLLPAPSEIWVRLATSVPILWADFQQTFLKAVLAGYAMGCGSAFLIAILVDRVPFLRRGLLPIGNLVSALPIIGVAPIMVMWFGFDWPSKAAVVVIMTFFPMLVNTVSGLAASDAMQRDLMRTYASNYWQTLFKLRLPMAMPFIFNALKINSTLALIGAIVAEFFGTPIVGMGFRISTEVGRMNVDMVWAEIAIAALAGSIFYGLIALLERAVTFWHPSVRG from the coding sequence ATGACACCGGCAACAAACAAAAAGCGGCGTTTCGACATGCCCGCCATCCTCGCCTGGTTCATTGTTGCGATGGTGCTCGTGGGTCTCTTCAGCCGTATCTTTGAGCCCGACCTCGGTGTGATGGACGTTCCGCGTCTGTCGATCTGCCTGGTGATCCTCGGCATCGCCGCGGTCCGCTACGAACTCGGCTTCATGCGCAACCGGATCGGCGATCTGATCCTCGGCCTCGTCACCGCGATCGCCGCCTGGCTGCTCATCAGCGTGGCGTCCAACCACGAAGGCGAGGCAGCGCTCGGCTTCTGGGCGCTGACGACCGCCACCTGGGCGGCGTCCTGGCTGTTCGTTGAAAGACTGGCCATCTGGAAAACCGCCTCGCCTCTTGCTGCCCGCCTCGTCAATCTTGCCATCCCGGCGCTCTTCGGCATGGCCATCCTGCTCCTTTGGGAAGTCATCGTCACAGGCGCGGGCGTTCCGAAAGTGCTGCTCCCTGCCCCGTCCGAAATCTGGGTGCGTCTGGCCACGTCCGTGCCGATCCTCTGGGCGGACTTTCAGCAGACTTTCCTGAAGGCGGTTCTGGCCGGCTATGCCATGGGCTGCGGCTCCGCGTTCCTCATCGCCATTCTCGTGGATCGCGTGCCTTTCCTGCGCCGCGGCCTGCTTCCCATCGGCAATCTCGTCTCGGCCCTTCCGATCATCGGCGTTGCCCCGATCATGGTGATGTGGTTCGGATTCGACTGGCCCTCCAAGGCCGCCGTCGTCGTGATCATGACCTTCTTCCCGATGCTGGTGAATACGGTCTCGGGACTGGCGGCTTCCGACGCGATGCAACGCGATCTCATGCGGACATACGCCTCGAACTACTGGCAGACCCTCTTCAAGCTGCGCCTGCCGATGGCCATGCCGTTCATCTTCAACGCCCTGAAGATCAATTCCACCCTCGCCCTGATCGGTGCCATCGTCGCCGAATTCTTCGGCACACCGATTGTCGGTATGGGCTTCCGGATATCTACCGAAGTCGGACGCATGAACGTGGACATGGTCTGGGCCGAGATCGCGATTGCCGCCCTGGCGGGCTCAATCTTCTACGGTCTCATCGCGCTTCTGGAACGGGCGGTTACCTTCTGGCATCCGTCCGTCCGGGGGTAG
- the mazG gene encoding nucleoside triphosphate pyrophosphohydrolase, with product MTPSRDIARLIEIMAALRTPVTGCPWDLEQSFETIAPYTLEEAYEVADAIAKNDMLDLREELGDLLLQVVYHARMAEEDDHFDFGDVVESVTKKMIRRHPHVFGDENGEKAEHVKGIWERIKAEEKAEKLAERQAHGLSEGKRRFLDEVPTAFPALQEADKLQRKASKVGFDWNDARLVLDKIREETHELDEELSRSTPDKARIADELGDTLFALANLARHLDIDPEEALRRTNRKFRTRFAAIEEHADKSGTTLLAMTLDEMEAAWQAAKQSGDADRL from the coding sequence ATGACACCCAGCCGTGACATTGCCCGCCTCATTGAGATCATGGCCGCGCTGCGGACGCCCGTTACGGGGTGTCCCTGGGATCTGGAACAGTCTTTCGAGACCATCGCCCCTTATACGCTCGAAGAGGCCTATGAGGTCGCCGATGCGATTGCCAAGAACGACATGCTGGACCTGCGCGAGGAACTGGGCGATCTGCTGCTCCAGGTCGTCTACCACGCCCGCATGGCCGAGGAAGACGATCATTTCGACTTCGGAGACGTTGTCGAGAGCGTCACGAAAAAGATGATCCGGCGCCATCCTCATGTTTTCGGTGACGAGAACGGCGAAAAGGCGGAACACGTCAAGGGAATATGGGAACGGATCAAGGCCGAGGAAAAGGCCGAGAAACTTGCGGAAAGGCAGGCACACGGCCTTAGCGAAGGCAAGCGACGGTTTCTGGACGAGGTCCCGACCGCCTTCCCCGCGCTCCAGGAAGCGGACAAATTGCAGCGCAAGGCTTCGAAAGTCGGCTTCGACTGGAACGATGCACGTCTCGTACTCGACAAGATCCGCGAGGAAACCCACGAACTCGATGAGGAACTGTCCCGGAGTACGCCGGACAAGGCGCGCATTGCCGACGAACTTGGTGACACGCTATTCGCCCTCGCCAATCTCGCCAGGCATCTCGATATCGATCCGGAAGAGGCATTGCGGCGAACCAACCGGAAATTCCGGACCCGGTTCGCGGCGATCGAAGAGCATGCCGATAAAAGCGGAACCACGCTCCTGGCGATGACCCTTGATGAAATGGAGGCGGCCTGGCAGGCGGCAAAACAGTCAGGGGATGCAGACAGGTTGTAG
- a CDS encoding MFS transporter, whose product MTRDADNTHDRNLPLLTGQSTLATAAWMMASPSIVLTFLAVSLDMPIFLIGALVSIRQLASSLTDIFLFNAITRIQNRKRALSLTDLTLALCFGATIIVVLFGDKSQAMVVFVICVFIMGIVDEFQQLLLTDFISDNLRSHARLKLKYAQMALGGIFAVALTWFAHEMTLELPPLHRHSIIVAIGVMCFALSAFAVLAVRDFAEKSALPAQTGTSPYTALMAYVSNAVQMLEFDWFRKFVTLRIVFASVILAVPFFSLISAEAHHASDKGLTALIISYALGYIVAGPLWGTLNNISHRLVMFSCAVLVGMSGATLATLHFLDIDHDVRIHAVAIFTVSVAVRGIGAVLSLYYMDIAPKEQRVNGIAVARSFVRVAMICLSAALAAVAHLHETAWAILFITLASFGAAVFSYFLTRSGNTSHASGSADA is encoded by the coding sequence ATGACGCGCGACGCCGACAACACGCATGACCGAAATCTCCCGCTCCTGACCGGGCAGAGCACGCTTGCGACAGCCGCCTGGATGATGGCGAGCCCGTCCATCGTGCTCACGTTTCTGGCCGTGTCCTTGGACATGCCGATCTTCCTGATTGGTGCCCTGGTTTCGATACGGCAGCTGGCAAGTTCGCTGACGGACATTTTCCTGTTCAATGCCATAACCAGAATTCAAAACCGGAAACGGGCATTGTCTCTGACCGATCTGACACTGGCACTCTGTTTCGGCGCGACCATCATTGTCGTGCTTTTCGGCGACAAGTCACAGGCGATGGTCGTTTTCGTCATTTGCGTATTCATCATGGGGATCGTCGATGAATTCCAGCAGCTTTTGCTGACGGACTTCATCAGCGACAATCTGAGGTCTCACGCCCGGTTGAAGCTGAAATACGCCCAGATGGCGCTTGGAGGCATATTTGCCGTGGCGCTGACATGGTTCGCGCACGAAATGACACTCGAACTGCCGCCATTGCACCGGCACTCGATCATCGTTGCGATCGGGGTCATGTGCTTCGCCTTGTCGGCCTTCGCCGTTCTTGCGGTCAGGGACTTCGCCGAAAAGTCAGCGCTTCCCGCACAAACCGGAACGTCCCCGTACACAGCCCTGATGGCCTATGTCTCAAACGCCGTCCAGATGCTGGAATTCGACTGGTTCCGCAAGTTCGTGACGCTTAGGATCGTCTTCGCCAGCGTCATTCTGGCCGTTCCCTTCTTTTCACTGATATCAGCGGAAGCGCACCATGCGTCCGACAAGGGACTGACCGCGCTCATAATTTCCTATGCGCTGGGCTATATCGTTGCCGGGCCGCTCTGGGGAACCCTGAACAATATATCGCACCGGCTGGTCATGTTTTCCTGTGCCGTTCTGGTCGGCATGTCCGGCGCAACCCTTGCCACGTTGCATTTTCTGGATATTGATCACGATGTCAGGATACATGCCGTGGCAATTTTTACCGTAAGCGTCGCGGTCAGGGGTATCGGCGCTGTTCTCAGCCTTTACTACATGGACATTGCGCCCAAGGAACAGCGGGTGAACGGTATCGCTGTCGCGAGATCGTTTGTGCGCGTCGCCATGATCTGTCTTTCGGCGGCACTGGCGGCTGTCGCCCATTTACACGAAACCGCCTGGGCAATCCTGTTCATAACCCTGGCAAGTTTCGGTGCCGCGGTTTTCAGTTACTTCCTGACGCGATCAGGCAATACCAGCCATGCATCCGGTTCCGCTGACGCTTGA
- the hflX gene encoding GTPase HflX — protein sequence MIIEPVLQLRGDGGQQDLRGNRSPEARLEEAIGLSAAINLQIIHSDVVKVNNPKPGTLFGEGKVSELAGMVASEDLDLVVIDHPLSPVQQRNLERRLKTKVIDRTGLILEIFGDRARTKEGRLQVDLAHLTWQKSRLVRSWTHLERQRGGAGFMGGPGETQIEADRRQIQDRIIALQKQLDSVRRTRDLHRKKRKKIPQPVVALVGYTNAGKSTLFNRLTEADVFAKDLLFATLDPTLRKVTLPHGKEVILSDTVGFISDLPTHLVAAFRATLEEVLEADLILHVRDISHTDSDAQAEDVKKTLDELGVDALTGAPIIEVWNKIDCLDAAYREKLLADAGEDGPIAVSALTGAGVEQLSSRIDRFIAQHDDILSVRLPVAEGALLAKLYQMSEVLNRVDSEEAVTAEVRVSDKQRGPFRDLFAEYVEADS from the coding sequence ATGATCATCGAACCCGTGCTGCAACTGCGCGGCGATGGCGGGCAGCAGGACCTGCGCGGCAATCGCAGCCCGGAAGCGCGTCTTGAAGAGGCGATCGGGCTGAGTGCGGCGATCAATCTTCAGATCATTCACTCCGACGTCGTCAAGGTGAACAATCCCAAGCCGGGGACCCTGTTTGGTGAAGGCAAGGTCTCCGAACTGGCCGGTATGGTGGCAAGCGAAGACCTGGATCTCGTCGTCATAGACCATCCATTGTCGCCCGTGCAGCAGCGAAATCTCGAGCGGCGGCTCAAGACCAAGGTCATTGACCGGACCGGTCTGATCCTGGAGATTTTCGGCGACCGGGCACGCACCAAGGAAGGCCGTCTGCAGGTTGATCTGGCACATCTGACCTGGCAGAAGAGCCGGCTTGTGAGGTCCTGGACGCACCTTGAGCGGCAACGGGGCGGGGCCGGCTTCATGGGCGGTCCGGGTGAAACCCAGATCGAGGCCGATCGCAGGCAGATCCAGGACCGCATCATTGCGCTTCAGAAGCAACTGGACAGTGTGCGCCGCACCCGTGATCTGCACCGGAAGAAGCGCAAGAAAATTCCGCAACCCGTTGTCGCGCTGGTCGGCTACACCAATGCCGGCAAGTCGACGCTGTTCAACCGGCTGACAGAAGCGGATGTCTTTGCCAAGGATCTGCTTTTCGCCACTCTAGACCCGACGCTTCGCAAGGTCACCCTGCCGCACGGCAAGGAGGTCATCCTCTCCGACACCGTGGGGTTCATTTCGGACCTGCCGACGCATCTGGTTGCCGCGTTTCGGGCGACGCTCGAGGAAGTTCTCGAGGCGGACCTGATCCTGCATGTGCGCGACATTTCCCATACCGATAGCGATGCGCAGGCAGAGGACGTCAAGAAAACGCTCGACGAGCTGGGTGTCGATGCGTTGACCGGCGCGCCGATCATCGAGGTCTGGAACAAGATCGATTGCCTGGACGCGGCGTACCGTGAAAAACTGCTCGCCGACGCCGGAGAGGACGGACCGATTGCCGTCTCTGCGCTGACCGGCGCCGGCGTCGAACAACTTTCGTCCCGGATCGACCGCTTCATCGCCCAGCACGATGACATCCTGAGCGTTCGTCTTCCTGTTGCAGAGGGCGCTCTCCTGGCGAAGCTCTACCAGATGTCAGAAGTTCTCAACCGGGTAGACAGCGAGGAAGCGGTGACCGCAGAGGTGCGTGTTTCCGACAAGCAGCGGGGACCGTTCCGCGATCTGTTCGCTGAATATGTTGAGGCCGACAGCTGA
- the hfq gene encoding RNA chaperone Hfq — MMAERAQNLQDTFLNHVRKQKTPLTIFLINGVKLQGVVTWFDNFCVLLRRDGHSQLVYKHAISTIMPNGPVQLFDQAEENAEKAG, encoded by the coding sequence CTGATGGCTGAGCGCGCACAAAATCTCCAAGACACTTTCCTCAATCACGTTCGCAAACAAAAAACTCCTCTAACAATTTTCCTTATCAACGGCGTCAAACTACAGGGCGTCGTGACCTGGTTCGACAATTTTTGCGTCCTGTTGCGCCGCGACGGGCATTCACAGCTCGTCTATAAACACGCGATTTCCACAATTATGCCAAACGGCCCTGTTCAACTGTTCGATCAGGCTGAGGAAAACGCTGAAAAGGCTGGCTGA
- a CDS encoding D-amino-acid transaminase: protein MSRIAYVNGQYVRHGDAAVHVEDRGYQFADGVYEVCEVWQGKIVDMPRHLDRLGRSLSELQIDWPMSRSAVEFVLRQVVRRNLVKNGLVYIQVTRGVAKRDHFFPPEDVAPSIVVTAKSTNPAAAEAQAEKGISVVSYPENRWPRVDIKTVALLPNVLAKQHAKENGGKEAWYIDGDGKVTEGGSTNAWIVTKDGALVTRPAENGILRGITRAVVLDLVEREGLTFEERPFSLEEAFEAKEAFVTAASTLVMPVTRVDGRIVGNGHPGSVALRLRELFHTATDLQTA, encoded by the coding sequence ATGAGCCGGATTGCTTATGTAAACGGTCAGTACGTCCGTCATGGTGATGCCGCGGTCCACGTGGAAGACCGCGGATATCAGTTTGCAGATGGCGTTTACGAGGTATGTGAGGTCTGGCAAGGCAAGATCGTCGACATGCCGAGACACCTCGACCGGTTGGGCCGATCCTTGAGCGAACTCCAGATCGACTGGCCCATGAGCCGGAGCGCGGTTGAATTCGTGCTGCGCCAGGTGGTCCGCAGAAATCTCGTGAAGAACGGACTCGTCTACATCCAGGTTACGCGCGGTGTGGCCAAACGGGACCATTTCTTCCCGCCTGAGGACGTTGCCCCGTCGATCGTCGTAACCGCCAAATCAACCAATCCGGCGGCAGCGGAAGCCCAGGCCGAAAAGGGCATCTCCGTTGTCAGTTACCCGGAAAACCGCTGGCCGCGTGTCGATATCAAGACCGTTGCGCTGCTTCCCAACGTTCTGGCGAAACAGCACGCCAAGGAAAACGGTGGCAAGGAGGCCTGGTACATCGACGGCGATGGCAAAGTCACGGAAGGCGGTTCAACCAATGCCTGGATCGTGACAAAGGACGGAGCGCTCGTGACGCGGCCGGCCGAGAACGGTATTCTCCGCGGGATCACTCGCGCGGTGGTGCTTGATCTTGTCGAAAGGGAAGGGCTGACGTTCGAAGAAAGGCCTTTCAGTCTCGAAGAGGCATTCGAAGCCAAGGAAGCATTTGTTACCGCTGCGTCAACTCTTGTGATGCCCGTGACACGTGTCGATGGCAGAATTGTCGGCAATGGTCATCCGGGTTCTGTTGCATTGCGATTGCGTGAACTGTTCCATACTGCTACTGATTTGCAGACGGCATGA
- the trkA gene encoding Trk system potassium transporter TrkA, giving the protein MKIVICGAGQVGYGIAERLAAEQNDVSVIDSSPQLINAIGDHLDVRGFVGHGAHPDVLAQAGAEEADMIVAVTLYDEVNMVACQVAHSLFNVPTKVARIRAQSYLQGRWRNLFSRDNMPIDVIISPEIEVGEMVLRRLALPGAVETVRFADDHVVVVGIMCEEDCPVVDTPLRQLTELFPDLGAVVVGLYRNNRLFVPKSSDSILTGDLAYVVARRDQVRRTLSIFGHEEPEAAKVVIAGGGNIGLYVAKALEQRQSGTKIKLIEASRERAMSVADELKRSVILHGSALDQVILNEADAGDADTMVALTNEDEVNILSSVMAKKLGCRRSLSLLNNPSYPAFANALGIDAFINPRAVTISRILQHVRRGRIRGVHSLQNGAAEIVEAEALDTSPLVGKPLRVIDLPSGIRVGAVFRGGEVLTPNGELQIQAQDRIVIFAVANRVRQVEQMFRVSLDFF; this is encoded by the coding sequence ATGAAAATCGTCATTTGTGGCGCCGGTCAGGTCGGATACGGGATCGCAGAGCGTCTTGCCGCGGAGCAGAACGACGTTTCGGTCATCGATTCTTCGCCGCAGCTGATCAATGCGATCGGGGATCATCTCGATGTGCGGGGTTTTGTCGGCCATGGTGCGCATCCGGACGTTCTGGCGCAGGCAGGCGCCGAAGAAGCCGACATGATCGTCGCGGTGACACTTTACGACGAAGTGAATATGGTTGCCTGCCAGGTTGCGCATTCCCTTTTCAACGTTCCGACGAAGGTTGCGCGTATCCGCGCGCAGTCCTACCTGCAGGGCCGGTGGCGCAACCTCTTCTCACGCGACAACATGCCGATTGACGTGATCATTTCGCCTGAGATCGAGGTTGGCGAGATGGTGTTGAGGCGCCTTGCATTGCCGGGTGCTGTCGAGACCGTCCGGTTCGCAGACGATCATGTGGTTGTCGTCGGCATCATGTGCGAAGAGGACTGTCCGGTGGTCGACACGCCGCTGAGGCAGCTGACGGAGCTGTTTCCGGACCTGGGGGCCGTCGTCGTCGGGCTTTACCGGAACAACCGTCTGTTCGTGCCCAAGAGCAGCGACAGCATCCTGACCGGTGACCTGGCCTACGTCGTGGCGCGGCGCGATCAGGTGCGCAGGACACTGAGCATCTTCGGACATGAGGAGCCGGAGGCGGCCAAGGTCGTGATCGCCGGAGGTGGCAATATCGGCCTCTATGTTGCCAAGGCGCTCGAGCAACGTCAGAGCGGAACGAAGATCAAGCTGATCGAGGCGTCCCGCGAACGGGCCATGTCGGTCGCCGACGAGCTCAAGCGTTCGGTCATCCTGCATGGCAGCGCACTCGACCAGGTCATCCTGAACGAGGCCGATGCAGGGGATGCCGATACGATGGTCGCTCTCACGAACGAGGACGAGGTCAATATCCTGTCGTCTGTCATGGCCAAGAAACTCGGTTGCCGGCGCTCGCTGTCGCTCCTCAACAATCCGAGCTATCCGGCCTTTGCGAATGCACTGGGCATCGATGCGTTCATCAACCCGCGGGCCGTCACGATTTCCAGGATACTCCAGCATGTACGCCGCGGCAGGATACGCGGTGTTCATTCGCTCCAGAACGGTGCAGCAGAGATCGTGGAGGCAGAAGCGCTCGATACATCACCGCTGGTCGGCAAGCCGCTGCGCGTCATCGATCTGCCGTCCGGAATTCGCGTCGGTGCCGTTTTCAGGGGCGGCGAGGTGCTCACTCCGAACGGGGAACTTCAGATCCAGGCGCAGGACCGTATCGTCATTTTTGCGGTTGCCAATCGTGTCCGGCAGGTCGAGCAGATGTTCCGCGTGAGCCTCGATTTCTTTTAG
- a CDS encoding sigma-54 dependent transcriptional regulator: MAHDILVVDDETDIREMIAGILDDDGYGTRTAHDSDSALATVKERKPSLVILDIWLQGSRLDGLALLDVLKETDPDLPVVIISGHGNIETAVSAIKRGAYDYIEKPFKADRLIHIVERALEASSLKREIRDLKQRSGETSEIIGGSSAAHNLRQTIQKISGTNSRILIVGPSGAGKERAARMIHDQSLRMKSPFVVLNAATITPARMEEELFGIEDENGNLRKIGALEEAHGGTLYLDEVADMPAETQGKILRVLVEQSFARVGGTQKVQVDIRILSSTSKNLEEHIASGLFRQDLYHRLSVVPLRVPGLAERREDIPVLVHHFMEQISAASGIPLRPIGDDAMAVLQTHDWPGNVRQLRNNVERLMILSRGEPDSTITADLLPAEIGETLPNLPTSGTGEHLMSVPLREAREIFEREYLQAQIKRFDGNISRTAEFVGMERSALHRKLKTLGMT, from the coding sequence ATGGCGCATGATATTCTAGTTGTAGATGACGAAACCGATATCCGGGAGATGATTGCAGGCATCCTGGATGACGATGGCTACGGGACACGGACGGCGCATGATTCCGACAGTGCGCTTGCCACGGTCAAGGAGCGCAAGCCGTCACTTGTGATCCTCGACATCTGGCTGCAGGGGAGCCGGTTGGACGGCCTGGCGCTTCTTGACGTTCTGAAGGAAACGGATCCCGACCTGCCGGTGGTGATCATCTCGGGCCACGGCAATATCGAAACGGCCGTTTCCGCGATCAAGCGCGGTGCCTATGATTACATCGAGAAACCGTTCAAGGCCGACCGGCTTATACATATCGTCGAGAGGGCGCTTGAGGCGTCCAGCTTGAAGCGCGAGATCCGGGATCTCAAGCAGCGCAGTGGCGAGACCAGCGAAATCATCGGCGGGTCCTCGGCCGCGCACAATCTGCGGCAGACCATCCAGAAGATCTCCGGTACGAACAGCCGGATCCTCATCGTCGGACCGTCCGGTGCCGGCAAGGAGCGGGCGGCGCGGATGATCCACGACCAGTCCCTCCGGATGAAGAGTCCCTTCGTCGTCCTGAACGCCGCCACCATCACGCCTGCGCGCATGGAGGAAGAGCTCTTCGGCATCGAGGACGAAAACGGCAACTTGAGGAAAATCGGCGCACTGGAGGAAGCGCACGGGGGCACGCTTTATCTCGACGAGGTCGCAGACATGCCGGCCGAGACGCAGGGAAAAATCCTCAGGGTGCTCGTGGAGCAGAGTTTTGCGCGGGTCGGCGGAACGCAGAAAGTCCAGGTCGACATCCGGATTCTTTCATCCACGTCCAAGAACCTGGAGGAACATATTGCCTCCGGTCTCTTCCGCCAGGACCTCTATCACCGGCTCAGCGTGGTGCCGCTCAGGGTCCCCGGACTTGCGGAGCGGCGTGAGGACATACCCGTGCTGGTGCATCATTTCATGGAACAGATTTCGGCAGCTTCTGGTATTCCGCTCCGCCCGATCGGGGACGATGCGATGGCGGTGCTGCAGACCCATGACTGGCCCGGAAACGTTCGTCAGTTGCGCAACAATGTCGAGCGGCTGATGATCCTGAGCCGGGGTGAACCCGACAGCACGATTACGGCAGACCTGCTGCCGGCGGAGATCGGAGAGACACTGCCGAACCTGCCGACCTCCGGAACAGGCGAACATCTGATGTCGGTGCCGCTGCGTGAAGCACGCGAGATTTTCGAGCGGGAATACCTGCAGGCCCAGATAAAGCGATTTGACGGCAACATCTCGAGGACGGCAGAATTCGTCGGTATGGAACGGTCCGCCTTGCACCGCAAACTGAAAACACTTGGAATGACCTGA
- a CDS encoding PAS domain-containing sensor histidine kinase, whose amino-acid sequence MILETVQQSVVQSSTSGKLWRRAGLAVMVVALISIAITFVILMGLTSVDPTREVIMTAMAINGALAAVLLGVVSVEIYKLWQARRRGRAAARLHVRVVALFSLVAAVPAVMMAILAAVTLDRGLDRWFEDRTRQIIDNALTVAQAYLQEHARVLRGDLIAMTKDIDRAKAIYEFEPTRFDQFFATQVSLRGILGAMILDENGDVVTRVILDPNAQIPLPPADSFFKAQSGDPILIAPGSSNLVGGVMKLSAYDNFYLYAVRVIDPRVVEYLRLAETGASQYQQMENSRFGVQVAFALVYLGVALILLLSAIWIGFGFANRLVSPIRVLISAADEVSRGNLAVKVQTEKSGGDLTNLGLTFNKMTGQLLGQRDALLAANEQIDRRRRFNEAVLSGVSTGVIGVDDEASIMLINRSALELLQLDEVQILNRPLTEVVPELADCINGALENSTEKLPETQIEVTRNGRLRTLNVRITSEQSTRREHGFVVTLDDITDLVSAQRNSAWADVARRIAHEIKNPLTPIQLSAERIRRRYGKRIEEDREVFDQCIDTIVRQVGDIGQMVDEFSSFARMRKPNKISSDLREAVRDAAFMQSVANPEISVTADVPETAVTAVFDPRLVGQAFTNVVKNATEAVAARKGDDLPKGQVLVRLRGESDETPGRIIVDVIDNGVGLPEENRSRLLEPYMTTREKGTGLGLAIVRKIMEDHGGGVELLDAPKSTPDATGTLVRLTLAASAEVETESNEQEQAVTAHGA is encoded by the coding sequence ATGATACTGGAGACAGTTCAGCAATCCGTCGTGCAATCCAGCACTTCGGGCAAGCTATGGCGGCGTGCCGGGCTTGCCGTCATGGTGGTTGCGCTGATCTCGATTGCGATCACGTTCGTTATTCTCATGGGATTGACATCCGTCGATCCCACCCGAGAAGTCATCATGACGGCGATGGCCATCAACGGCGCGCTGGCCGCCGTTCTTCTGGGCGTGGTTTCCGTCGAAATCTACAAGCTCTGGCAGGCGCGCCGTCGCGGACGGGCGGCTGCGCGCCTCCATGTACGCGTTGTTGCCCTGTTCAGCCTTGTTGCCGCCGTTCCGGCTGTCATGATGGCAATCCTGGCCGCCGTTACGCTCGACCGGGGGCTGGATCGATGGTTCGAGGACCGTACCAGGCAGATCATCGACAATGCCCTGACCGTTGCACAGGCCTATCTGCAGGAACATGCACGCGTTCTCAGGGGCGACCTGATCGCCATGACGAAAGACATCGACCGGGCAAAGGCGATCTACGAGTTCGAGCCGACACGGTTCGATCAGTTCTTTGCGACGCAGGTATCGCTTCGCGGCATTCTCGGCGCAATGATCCTTGATGAGAACGGCGACGTGGTCACGCGTGTCATTCTCGATCCGAACGCACAGATACCGCTCCCGCCCGCTGACAGTTTCTTCAAGGCGCAGTCGGGCGACCCCATCCTGATCGCGCCGGGCAGTTCGAATCTCGTCGGCGGCGTGATGAAGCTCTCAGCATATGACAATTTCTATCTCTACGCCGTTCGCGTCATCGATCCGCGGGTTGTCGAATATCTGCGTCTGGCGGAAACCGGCGCTTCCCAGTACCAGCAGATGGAAAACAGCCGTTTTGGCGTCCAGGTTGCGTTCGCGCTGGTCTATCTCGGGGTTGCGCTCATCCTGCTGTTGTCGGCGATCTGGATCGGCTTCGGCTTCGCAAACCGACTTGTTTCTCCGATCCGGGTACTGATATCGGCCGCTGACGAAGTGTCCAGAGGCAACCTTGCGGTCAAGGTGCAGACGGAGAAATCCGGAGGAGACCTGACCAACCTTGGACTCACGTTCAACAAGATGACCGGGCAGCTTCTCGGCCAGCGGGACGCCCTGCTTGCCGCAAACGAGCAGATCGACCGGAGGCGCAGGTTCAACGAGGCCGTCCTGTCCGGGGTGTCGACCGGTGTGATCGGCGTCGATGACGAAGCGTCGATCATGCTTATCAATCGCTCCGCGCTCGAACTGCTGCAGCTTGATGAGGTTCAGATCCTCAACAGACCACTGACGGAGGTCGTTCCAGAGCTTGCCGATTGCATAAACGGCGCTCTTGAAAACAGTACGGAAAAACTGCCTGAAACGCAGATCGAGGTGACGCGCAACGGGCGGCTGCGGACGCTGAACGTGCGCATCACGAGCGAGCAGTCGACGCGGCGCGAGCATGGCTTCGTGGTGACGCTGGATGACATCACCGATCTCGTCTCGGCGCAGCGGAATTCTGCCTGGGCTGATGTCGCGCGCCGGATCGCCCACGAGATCAAGAACCCGTTGACCCCGATCCAGCTGTCGGCGGAACGCATTCGCCGCCGTTACGGCAAACGCATCGAGGAAGACCGGGAAGTCTTTGACCAGTGCATCGACACCATCGTCAGGCAGGTGGGCGATATCGGTCAGATGGTCGATGAATTCTCATCCTTTGCCCGGATGCGCAAGCCTAACAAGATCAGCTCCGATCTCCGCGAAGCGGTGAGGGATGCCGCCTTCATGCAATCGGTTGCCAATCCGGAAATCTCGGTCACCGCCGACGTTCCCGAAACGGCGGTGACCGCCGTGTTCGATCCGCGTCTCGTGGGACAGGCTTTCACAAATGTGGTCAAGAATGCGACCGAGGCCGTCGCCGCCCGGAAGGGCGACGACTTGCCGAAAGGACAGGTTCTGGTCCGTTTGCGCGGAGAATCCGACGAAACGCCGGGACGTATCATTGTCGACGTGATCGACAACGGTGTCGGGCTGCCTGAGGAAAACCGCAGCCGATTGCTGGAACCTTACATGACAACGCGGGAAAAGGGCACGGGCCTGGGTCTCGCGATTGTGCGGAAGATTATGGAAGACCACGGCGGTGGCGTCGAATTGCTGGACGCCCCGAAATCAACCCCTGATGCAACAGGCACTCTGGTGCGGCTCACTCTGGCAGCTTCTGCCGAGGTCGAAACGGAGAGCAATGAACAAGAGCAAGCAGTGACAGCTCATGGCGCATGA